From a region of the Teredinibacter turnerae genome:
- a CDS encoding Mu transposase C-terminal domain-containing protein, whose protein sequence is MFQVNEVIRLIDDRYRVLLTTNRHVIWIAIEDQKAFPDTVEISQLESLMLQEKLCRIEDPYEYVQTLFPEQGSKEANIRDRNYQIIRPLIEDPLFYIDRVRSKHAAEIIAAGKVSRPYFYKLIRRYWQRGQVPNALLPDYKNSGAKGQKRAAKAKKLGRPRVIMEGVGALVDESVERLFRIIIEKYILKKNFSIAKAHRKFKGLYDNIVPDTPESEKPTKRQLSYFYDREYSNIEKLKVAVPDIVYKKDVRPLHSTATMHATGPGSRFEIDATIADVILVSDHDRNQPVGRPTVYIVIDVFSRFVVGWYIGFENPSYEAAIQALHMALTDKNHIFKDLEIETDSFIWPTPGLPEVILADRGELIGHQIESLESSFKVRIENTPPYRGDAKGIVERRFRTLQAEFKGFTPGEVIGPIVKKRGGKNYWLDGVLTISEFTEIIVSSIVMRNFIDPMTKYDRAQDMPSDLPSIPVHLWNWGLQNRTGRLRKAEAETVRIALLPRKEATTSVQGICLFGIYYSAKEIIELGWMHRADHSTRPEKIKVAYDPKCADEIYFFHTVGSREYWVCRITDLSREYRGCTFWEVWRKQKQVKQQAAKDILHADKIRRRHEDRVEEIISSATKQKPKPSATNTERMRGAGPARTSQLEQERDQRRPKKTVNEKSAKVVHLSPPEDSDDYPDFGDELFDDGDD, encoded by the coding sequence GTGTTCCAGGTTAACGAAGTTATTAGACTTATAGATGACCGTTACCGAGTGCTATTAACTACAAATCGCCATGTTATCTGGATTGCGATAGAAGACCAAAAAGCCTTTCCTGACACTGTAGAGATAAGTCAACTGGAATCGTTAATGCTACAGGAAAAGCTATGTCGCATTGAAGACCCATACGAATATGTCCAAACCCTATTTCCTGAGCAAGGATCCAAAGAGGCGAACATTCGGGATAGAAATTATCAAATCATCAGGCCGCTTATTGAAGATCCTCTATTTTATATAGATAGGGTTCGATCAAAACATGCTGCCGAAATTATAGCGGCGGGGAAAGTTTCAAGGCCATACTTTTATAAATTGATTCGCCGCTATTGGCAAAGAGGCCAAGTTCCAAATGCTTTACTACCTGACTATAAAAACTCAGGGGCTAAAGGACAGAAACGTGCAGCCAAAGCAAAAAAACTTGGTCGACCTAGGGTAATAATGGAGGGCGTTGGCGCTTTAGTTGATGAGTCTGTTGAGAGACTATTTCGTATTATTATTGAGAAATATATATTGAAGAAGAATTTCTCGATTGCCAAAGCGCATCGAAAATTTAAAGGCCTGTACGACAATATAGTTCCTGATACTCCAGAGTCTGAAAAACCAACTAAGCGCCAATTAAGCTACTTTTATGATAGAGAATATAGCAACATAGAGAAGCTGAAGGTGGCAGTACCCGATATCGTATACAAGAAAGATGTGCGACCACTTCATAGTACGGCCACTATGCATGCTACTGGACCTGGATCACGCTTCGAGATTGATGCAACTATTGCTGACGTTATTTTAGTTTCTGATCATGACCGGAACCAACCTGTTGGGCGACCAACCGTATACATCGTAATTGATGTGTTCTCACGTTTCGTTGTTGGTTGGTATATCGGATTCGAGAACCCGTCTTATGAAGCAGCGATACAGGCGCTGCATATGGCCTTAACTGACAAAAACCATATATTTAAAGACCTTGAAATTGAAACAGATAGCTTTATCTGGCCAACCCCTGGACTACCAGAAGTAATTCTGGCCGATCGAGGTGAGCTAATTGGACACCAAATAGAAAGTTTGGAATCTAGCTTCAAAGTTAGAATAGAAAACACCCCTCCTTACCGAGGGGATGCAAAAGGGATTGTGGAGCGACGTTTTCGCACGCTTCAGGCTGAATTCAAGGGATTCACTCCTGGTGAAGTGATTGGGCCGATAGTGAAAAAACGCGGAGGAAAGAATTACTGGCTGGATGGTGTACTGACGATTTCGGAATTTACCGAAATTATTGTCTCTTCCATTGTTATGAGAAATTTTATAGACCCCATGACCAAGTACGATAGGGCACAGGATATGCCGTCGGATTTACCTTCGATACCCGTGCATCTTTGGAATTGGGGCCTTCAGAATAGAACTGGACGACTCAGGAAGGCTGAAGCAGAAACGGTGCGTATTGCTTTACTTCCGCGGAAGGAGGCAACCACTTCTGTGCAAGGTATCTGCCTATTTGGAATCTACTATTCAGCAAAAGAAATTATCGAGTTGGGCTGGATGCATCGCGCTGACCATTCTACTCGACCTGAAAAAATTAAAGTAGCCTACGACCCAAAGTGTGCGGACGAAATTTACTTTTTTCATACTGTAGGTAGCCGTGAATATTGGGTGTGTCGAATAACAGACTTATCACGCGAGTATAGAGGTTGTACATTCTGGGAAGTATGGCGTAAACAAAAGCAAGTCAAACAGCAAGCGGCTAAAGACATCCTGCATGCAGATAAGATCCGACGGCGCCATGAAGACCGAGTTGAAGAAATTATCAGTTCGGCAACCAAACAAAAGCCCAAGCCATCTGCGACCAATACCGAGCGTATGCGAGGAGCTGGTCCTGCCCGTACAAGCCAATTAGAGCAGGAGCGAGACCAGCGTCGTCCCAAAAAAACGGTAAACGAAAAATCTGCAAAGGTTGTCCATCTTTCACCACCAGAAGATAGTGACGACTATCCTGATTTTGGAGACGAGCTGTTTGATGATGGAGACGACTGA
- a CDS encoding heteromeric transposase endonuclease subunit TnsA: MGKKQYWNSEAKNARWIKEGRGQGAGSAYKPWLTVRDVPSEGRSHRVFGHLTQRTHHLLSDLELATFLLLQWRSTVTDIREQFPLERALTQELCTRLGVEHPNQRGVDQYMSSDFVVDSKEKDRPRFVLQVKAKKHLEVARVVEKLEVERSYWKEKEIPFYLVTEGQIPPTVFENINLLYNYADDSIDQTELSVPFELFRQQLPQHESLRLIDLCIHLDTAYSQEPGESLYQIKRLLALRYFHFDITTPFTKLRCSNLSAENTSVLQEGWCVPG; the protein is encoded by the coding sequence ATGGGCAAAAAGCAATACTGGAACTCTGAGGCCAAAAACGCCCGGTGGATAAAAGAAGGCCGCGGACAAGGTGCGGGTTCGGCTTACAAACCTTGGCTTACTGTTAGAGATGTCCCTTCTGAAGGTCGATCGCATCGGGTCTTTGGTCACCTAACTCAACGTACCCACCATCTCCTCTCTGACCTGGAACTAGCAACCTTTCTTCTTCTTCAGTGGCGCTCTACCGTTACCGACATCAGAGAGCAATTCCCATTAGAACGCGCCCTTACTCAAGAGTTATGTACCCGCTTGGGAGTTGAGCACCCCAATCAACGGGGGGTTGATCAATATATGAGTAGCGATTTTGTCGTTGACTCAAAGGAAAAAGACCGGCCGCGCTTTGTTCTGCAAGTGAAGGCAAAAAAACATCTTGAGGTAGCAAGAGTAGTCGAGAAGTTAGAGGTTGAACGGAGTTATTGGAAGGAGAAGGAAATACCTTTTTACTTAGTTACAGAAGGCCAAATACCACCAACAGTATTTGAAAATATCAACCTGCTTTATAACTATGCCGATGATAGCATAGACCAAACCGAGCTCTCGGTTCCGTTCGAACTATTCCGACAGCAACTTCCACAGCACGAAAGCCTACGTCTCATAGATTTGTGTATTCATCTTGACACTGCGTATTCTCAGGAGCCAGGTGAAAGCCTTTACCAGATCAAGCGTCTGCTAGCACTTCGATACTTTCACTTTGATATCACTACACCGTTTACGAAGTTACGCTGTTCAAATTTGAGCGCTGAAAATACTAGCGTTCTACAGGAGGGATGGTGTGTTCCAGGTTAA